Below is a window of Deltaproteobacteria bacterium HGW-Deltaproteobacteria-2 DNA.
CATGATGGGATCGGCGCCGGCCACCATTCGCTCCTTTATTGTATCCGTACCTTCCCTTTTGATCTGAGCTGCTCCGGCCTGCAATTGCCGCGATCCATCTTCGAGTTTTTTGGCACCATCGATCATTTGCAGGGAGCCGTCATGAAGCTTGGTTATACCATCAGTAGTAACCTTTATGCCCGGGAATTCCTTGACCGGCGGAGTATCCTTGCCTTGTTCCTTCAAGAAAGTCAGTATCTCTGGTGAAAACGGGCCGCCCTGGGTGGCCAGCGTAAGGAGTTCTCTCTGAATATCCAGATAATGCTTGGCCTTTATTGCTTCACCGGACACAAATGGAATTTTTGTCAGGGGCGTTATCTTGGTGCACATGCCCTCATTGATCTTAATGGCGCCATTAATAATTTCCATCTGCGCATTAGAAGCCAGAATGAGCTGGCCAGTACCGTCATTTACCTGTTTTAAAGCAGCAAGCATTTGTCGTTGTCCGTCATTCAGTTGATTCGCTCCGTTTTCCAGCTTGACTAAATTGGTGCCAACCTTATCTACGCCGTCATAAATCTGATTGAGCTTGGACTCAACATCCATCTCCGGCAGGGGCGGAAATTTAGGAATGACGGAAAATAGGATAGATGGAATTTTAGCGTTTTTAATATCAGCTCTGAGTTTGACGGTTGCTTCAGGATAAGGAAAACAGATCCAGTTCATTTTCATGGTGCGCCCGACTACAGCAAAAGCGCCTTCCGGAGCCACTACGTTATTGAACTGTTCAATATCCAGATCAGTGCTAACCATGACGATGAAAGGAACCGGAATTTCGTCCCTGGCAATCTTGGTGTTCCCGGTGCCAACTTCCCTGTATGTAAATTCCTTAAGAGTGCTGGTTTTGTTCTTTAAGCCGATAATGATCTCCAATTTACCGCTTTTAACGTTTATTACATTACGTTTTACAGCTTTACCGTTTAATCGATATTGGATGTTGATTTTCACAGGTAGATTCTTGGTGGTGGTGCCGCCGTAGAATATGTCTTTCGCCGGCACGGTAAATGTAAGTTTTCCATCTGCTGTCAGTTGAGGAATATCCGTTCCCCGTAAGTTCTTGACGTCTTTGAGAATTGTGACGTCTTGGGATAAGCCTTTATTGTCCGTTCGTAACCAGGTGACCACCTCGGTTTTTTTTACGTTACCCTGGTCATCTAGATTTACATATACTGTCTCGTTGCGGGATATTGTACGGGCTAATACATTCGAAACAAAACTAAGAAAAACAAGAAGGATTATTAAGACTGTTATACTTTTTTTCACGATTTACTCCTTTATAACCTTTCTCCAGCCTAAACTGGTGGCACAGATAAGCTTATCGCAGACTATAATTACACCTGGAAGCAGGATGAGAACGACAGCCACGGATATAAGAGCACCGCGACCGATCAAAAGCGCCAGGGACTTAAACATTTCGATATCGCTGATAAAAACCATACCAATGGTGGAACAAAAAAGACACAAACCAGAGCCAAAAATGGCGGGTGCCGTTCCCAAAAGACTCTTTTGCATGGCTTCATTGGGCAACAATATGTGTCTTTCCTCTCTGTAGCGCGCAATCAGGAAGATAGCGTAATTAACGCATGATCCAAGCTGGATCGATGACAGGGATGCCAGGGTAATGTAGGGTATAAAGTTGCCGTTGACATAGGTAATCGTCAAATTCAGAAAAATCGCCAGCTGGATTCCGGCCATCAGAATGAAGGGAATGGATACTGAAGTAAGCGTAACCGCAATGATAAAGCCAACCAGGATCAAACCCATAATATCAACCCTGACCAAGTCGGTAACGGACATGTCCGTCATGTCTTTGCATGTAGCCATCACACCGGAGACATAGGCACCGGTAATTTGCTGTTGTTTAATAATATCCCGTATGTTTTGGATTAGATCATTGCCTTCTTTTGATCCGGACAAGACATTGACTCTGACTATCGCCCGGGAATATTCACCATGCGTAAAGCGTTCACGGGCCTGTTGAGGTATAAATGATTCCGGAATCGCCGGATCAGCCAGACTCTCCAGGGCAATGGCCTGAATTACTCCGGGAAGTTTGTTTATGCGGTCAATGGCTTGCTTTTGCATCCAGCGCGGAGTTTGGCGGGGGAAAAGGATGTCAATTATTTCCATAGATCCCATAGCCTGCGAAATTTTAGGTACGGCCTGCATGGATTTGAGATCCTGTGGTGTAATGTCCTGAAGATTATAGGATAGTTTTGTGTGATATCGAGCGTAACTCGCGGGGATAAAAAGAATAAGAAAGCAGACAAGCAACAACACGGGACGTTTCAGCAGATGTTTGACCACAGGTGTGAAGCGCTCCTTGGCGATCTGTACATCACGCATTTTAATGTAGCGTTCGAAGGTCAGAATCAAGGCAGGCAGGATTGTAACGGTCGCCAGCAGACCAAGAAATACTCCCTTGGCCATCACCAGGCCTATATCCAGACCAATCTTCATCTGCATGAAGGTCAGGGCCAGAAAACCCGCCATGGTGGCCATGGCGCAGGGAATGATGGCCATGGCCGTCTTCTCGATGGCCGTGGCCATGGCTGCAGGCTTGTCCATGCGCAGGCATTCTTCACGAAAACGATGCATCAGGAAGATGGAGAAATCGATAGTCACACCCAACTGGACTACCGGTGCAAAAGAATAAGTAGACACCGATATGGAACCAAGGAAAAAATTGGTGCCTTGATTATACAAAATGGCCAATCCCATGGAGGAAAGGAACAGAAGGGATACAACGAACGATCCCGTCGCCATCCAGATCACGATCAGCGTAAGGATCGTGGCTATCGCCATGCACTTGGGCACCTGTTCATTAACAAGAATTTTATCCTCATAGACAAAGACCGGCATGCCGGTAAAGAAGTGCTCATTGTCCACACCTTTCAGGTAGGATTTGATTCTTATGACGGTGTCCTGGGCAGCAGTGGTTTTGGCCGAGTCGATAAACGACAGGTGCAGCAAGGCATAATCACCCTTCTTATACAAGCCCATTACTTCCGGCGGAATGAAGACGTCCGGCACTGAAGGGTCAACCAAATCACTCAACCACGTGACATTTTCGACGCCCTGAATAGCCGCCAGGTCGTTCTTCATCTTTAAAATTTGCGAGGTCTGTTTGGTTTTGATCAGGATATAGGCCTTGTTAGCCGCCTTGAACTCCTGCCCCATTATATTCTGACCTTTAACGGACTCGACGTGTCGGGGCATGTACGAAAGAATGTCATAGTTGACCGGGGTAAAAATCGCTCCCACGGCAGAAAGAATAGCTAAAACTGCCGCAATCGCGAGGACCATGCGTGGATTTGCTATTACCAGAGCGGCAATTTTTTTCATACGATTTCCTTTCCCTTATCCAAGGGAATCAGGCAGGCCTGAAAGGCTTGATGAATCATCTTTCCGGCCTGAATCCGTCAGAGTTCACTATCGTATTTATTTCTGAACGAGTTACTTGATGACGTTGACGAAGTCTAATTGGGGCAGTTAAAATGTAGCCTGAAATTTGGCAGGATATTACGGACGCTCTTGCCGGATAGTCAGGCGTTTAAAATCATCGTCTGATTTTTTGTCATCTATGCATGTGACTAATTTTTCCGCAGTATGACACCAATTGTTTCTGGCTAACGGATTTGAATGTCGCCGTGTCATATAAGCCGGTTTTTATATGTTCAATGCTAAGTAACTTGTTCGTGATTTTGCCTTTATATTTATGTTCAAAATAAGAGTCAAGGGTTATTTTTGCAGCACGCAACCCGTACAAAGGAGATACTTTACAGGATAAAATCCGTCTGAATTAAATACCGCATTGCCGTCATTAGCGCTTATTTTATTAGCTCTGATTATTAGATTGTTAGACTTATTTTGATCATTTCCTTCACAAATGGGGAATGATGAAATGAATGTTAACTTCTATGGGTTGACTTTTAGCAGTCTATGATTTAAAAATACGCGCATACGAATTAATTAAATTTAAGGGAGTCGAGATTTAATGAAAAAGAAAGATTTACTGAGTAAAAAAGTCGAACACATTGACATTAAAAAAATCAACGCGGTGGATATTATCAACGCGATGAAAAAAATGTCCTTTTCCGCCCGCGATCTGGCAAACGCCGCTGATATTTACGATCGGATGCTCAGAGAAAAAAATTGCGCTGTTATCCTGACGCTGGCCGGTTCCACATCCGCGGCAGGCTGTATGCAGGTTTATGTTGATCTGGTGAAAAACAACATGATTGACGCCATAGTGGCCACCGGTGCTTCCATTGTCGACATGGATTTCTTTGAAGCTCTGGGATTCAAACACTACCAGGGCACTCCTTTTATTGACGACAAATTATTGCGCAAACTTTATATAGACCGGATTTACGATACGTTCATCAGTGAAAATGATTTACAGGCTTGTGACCGAGCCATCAAGAAAATAGCGGACGCGCTTGACCCTCGTCCTTACTCCTCGCGGGAATTCATCGCCGAAATGGGCAGATATTTGGTTAAGAACGCTAAAAAGCAAAATTCTCTTGTTCAGACGGCTTATGAAAACGACGTTCCTATTTTCTGCCCCGCGTTTTCCGACAGTTCCGCCGGCTTCGGTCTGGTGCTGCACCAGAATGACCGTCCCGACAATCATATCTCCATTGATTCAGTCAAGGATTTCCGGGAACTGACCGATATTAAAATCAAAGCCGGGACTAGCGGTTTACTGATGATTGGAGGCGGTGTTCCGAAAAATTTTGCTCAGGATACGGTTGTTTGCGCGGAAATATTGGGACATGAAGTACCGATGCACAAATTCGCCGTTCAAATCACGGTGGCGGATGTGCGCGACGGAGCCTGCTCCAGCTCTACGCTCAAAGAAGCCAATTCCTGGGGCAAGGTGGATTCTTCCTGCGAACAGATGGTTTACGCTGAAGCAACAACAGTCCTGCCGCTTTTGGCCAGTTACGCCTATCATAAAGGAGGCTGGAAGAAGCGCAAAAAGTGGCAGTTGTCCAAAATCTTCAATGCGAAAAAATAAAACTATTGAGATGAGGGGGATCGAATAAATTATATAAGGAGTCTTAATAATTACATTTATTCAAAGTGTAATTTTCTGTATACCCCATAATATACCACTCATGAAAAAAAGCGGATGTTTTCACACCCGCTTTTTTATTATAAAAACATTTCTCCGCATTACTATGGATAATACTTTTATTAAACTTAATTATTACTAATTGCAGCTTAGACGCAGCCATCGATGCATACGCTATATTAACTCTGTGAATGTTTTCTTGACATCAAAAATCGATATTTCTATACTTCCTTACACAGAAAACAATTTCTTATAAAAAAAATTCAGCAAGTGGAGGTGCAAAATGACGGCAGATGCGCAGCAGGCACTGGAAGTGTTGAGAAGTACCAATTTCTTTTCATGGTATCTTATTCCGTTTCTCGCCTTGGTCCTCTATGTCTACGCTGCTGAGGTGGAAAGGAAGAAGTGGTCTATCATCCTGACCGGCCTTGCAGTCTGGGGATTTGACTGGCTATGGGAAACGTTCAACGCACTCTGGTTCCACTCATCCGGATACTCAGCGGTGTGGGTTACCCCGAGCAACAGCGCCTATGTTATACTTGTCGGGTTGAATATCGAAATCAGCATGATGTTTGCAATCGCCGGAGTAATCTTTGCCAAGTTCCTCCCCGAGAACAGAACAATGAAAATCATCGGTGTCAACAACCGCTGGTTTCTGGCGGGCTTCTTTGCGGCATTTTGTGTTTTTGTGGAGATAATTCTTAACCGGTGGGGCATGCTGGTGTGGAACTATCACTGGTGGAATTGGCCGAACTTCTGGCTGACCTGGCTGTGCGCTTACCTGCCCATGTTCCTTTTCGCGGCCTGGATCCACGATATGGTCTCTATGAAGAGGAAGATATTCATAGTCTCAGGACTGTATATATTGGACCTACTTTTGATAATTATCTTTATGGGCATTCTTGGATGGATTTAGTCCTGAAGACAGCTCCGCACAAGACGATAATAAATAGGTTTTTCACACGCGCCCGGGTTAGTTGATTCTGTGCGTCACACCTATAAAGTTTCCGTATCACGTAGGATTAGTTTCTCCATCCTATGTAAACTGATATCCTTTACCCTTAAATAATCTAAGACAGGCATCTACGACAGCAGCATCATAAATAATTCTCTTGTTTTTATCTATCTCTTCAAGGGCTGCCTCAATACCCAAAGCCGGACGATAGGGACGGTGCGAAGCCATAGCTTCCACCACATCAGCCACAGCCATAATGCGGGCCTCCATGATAATTTCATACCCTTTCAGATTTCTTGGATAGCCGGATCCGTCCATCCGTTCATGGTGTTGGTAAACAATTTGTGCCAGCGGCCATGGGGATTCAACATTCTTCAGCATCTCGTATCCACTACGGGAGTGTTCTTTGATCATAGAAAATTCGATATTTGTCAGCTTGGTGGGCTTGGATAAAATCTCCGCGGGTATGGATAATTTCCCGATGTCATGTATGGAACCTGCCATATGGATTCCATCAATTTTCTCCTGAGCTAATCCCATCTCCATGGCAATGGCCATGGCCAAGTCCGCTGACCTTAACTGGTGACCAGCCGTATAGGGATCTTTCATCTCTACAGCGGATACCATAACCTGGATGGTCGCGCCAACGGCATTCTTAAGGCTGTAAATGATCTGCTGAAGTTTTGCCTCAGCCAGTTTGCGTTCGGTGATGTCTCTGGCGATTGCCAGGATCGCTACAGGTATTCCATTAGACATGACGGCGGATCCGTGTGTCTCCACGTATATATAAGTGCCGCCTTTGCACCGCAACCTGAACTCCAGCAGGTTCATTTGAATACCGGTTTCCCGAATCTCCCGTATTACTTTGACTGCAAGCAGCAACTGATCCTCGCTCAAGAGCGAGGTAAAATTGAGAGAATGGATTTCTTCACTTGTATAGCCAAGCCGATTTAAAGCGGCGGCGTTGGCATCGATGAAGCAGCCTTCAAAATCAAGGCTGTAAACAAAATCGAGCGAACGGTCGAAAAGAGCCTTGTATCTCTCCTCGCTTTCCCGCAGCGACTCAAGCGCGGCCTTCTTTTGAGATTCGATCTCCTTGCGCTTGCTGATGTCACGAATATTACATTGTACCAACTTCGTCTTGTCTACGAGATATACATCCGTATCGATATACCGCCCAGACTTGGTTTTTATCGAAACATCCGTGTAGTTAATAATACCATTCTTGTTCAAATTTTGCATTATCATTTGGAAATCATCCATATTGATCATAATACCGATGTCCGAAAGTTTATTTCCGATGCTATCCTTTGTGGAATAGCCCAACATCTTCTCGGCAGCCGGATTAGTATGGGTTATCTTTCCTTCGCGTTTCTCGAGGAGCAGGATCCCATCGCTCGCCGTCTTAAAGACGCCTTTATAAAGCTCTTCGGAATCCGTTAATATGTTTTCCAATCGTTTACGCTCGGTGATGTCTTCGATGGCCAGGAGGATGATCCGTTCTTTTCCCGATGCTCGTTCAATTTGCCGGGCATTCAAAAGCATGATGCGCCTGCCGATGGTCGTAAACTCGTGTTCCACCTCATAGTTGTCAAAGGTTGCTTTTTGGGGCAGGATGGTTTCCAGCAGTTCCCTCAGCATGGGGATATCCCACTGTTTATTGCCCAGATCATAAATAAGCTGTCCCACGGTCTCTTCAGGGTTTACCTTGAAGAATTCATAGAAAGAGCGGCTGGCGGTAACCACCCTTAAATCATGATCCAGAATGATTAATGGTTCACGTACAGTATTGATGATGCTCTCGGCGTACTCGTGAGAAGATAAATCTTTAATCAGGGACTGCTTTATTTTGGATTGATCATTCATCGGGTTGCCCCTGTGTTTTGCGGTAATCTATGAGGTTGAAAACAATGACTACCATGATCACTTGATGATTTTTAATCATGGCCATATGAATTTATCTATTTGATAATATGCGCTTTTTTTTATATCATGTCAAGTGGAATAGCCGCTATGAATTGCTTCAAATAAAAAGGCGGATTCTTTCACACCCGCCCTCGATAAACTGATTTTGAATTGTTTGGACTTTCTTGGATTGTGTCGGATTAGGTTTTGGTGGAGATGAGGGGGATCGAACCCCTGGCCTCGACATTGCGAACGTCGCGCTCTCCCAGCTGAGCTACATCCCCAACCTTAAGAATTACCGCTAGAAAAACGTGAGGGAGCATATATTATTGCTTGTCTTAGTGTCAAGAAATTGTTAATATAATTCTTGGGTAAACAAAATTATTAAGGTTTTTCAATATTAAGGGATAATGTTATATTATAAAAGGCTGCAAAAATATGTGTGATTATAACATTAACAATTGATTATTTTATTTAATTCTTTTCCGAAAAAAATGATAGAAGATAGTTAATTCCTACTGAGGAGAGTAATACATGGCGAAAATTGATGCTTTTTTTCAGCTTATGCATGACCAGGGTGCATCGGATCTTCATCTTGTCTCCGGCCAGCAACCCGCCCTTAGAATCCGTGGCGATATTGAGCGAATTAAATATGATGTCCTCACTAATGATATGTTGAGAGTGCTTCTCTACGAAATCACACCGGAACATAAAATTAAACATTTTGAAGAAACCGGTGACGTTGACTTTGCTTATGAAGTTCCTGGCCTCGCGCGTTATCGTGTCAATTACTTCCGGCAAAAAAACGGCATAGGTGCAGTATTTCGTGAAATACCCGATAAAATTTCAACTTGCACACAGCTTGGACTTCCTGAAGTGATATCAAAATTAGCTTCTCTCCCGCGGGGCCTTGTGTTGGTCACCGGCCCGACAGGTTCCGGTAAGTCCACAACACTGGCGGCTATTATTGATGAAGCTAACCGCCTGCGTAAAGATCATATTATTACGATTGAAGATCCTATTGAATTTGTTCATAAAAGCCAAAATTGTATCGTGAATCAACGGGAAGTCGGACTCCATACTAAATCTTTCACCGCCGCACTACGCGGAGCATTACGTGAAGACCCGGACATTATTCTGGTGGGTGAAATGCGCGATCTCGAGACCATCTCGCTCGCTGTAGAAGCCGCATCCACCGGACATCTGGTTTTTTCCACGGTACATACAACCAGTGCCGCAAAAACAGTTGATCGAGTAATAGAGGTTTTCCCCGCAGCCGAACAGCTGCAAATTCGTTCCACGTTGGCCGATGGTTTACGCGCTGTTGTTTCACAGGTTCTATTTAAAAGAGCTGATATCAAAAGCCGCTGTGTTGCTCTGGAGATTTGTATTGCCACCCCTGCGGTACGTAACTTGATCCGCGAATCCAAAACCTATCAAATTCCTTCCATGATGCAAACGGGCAAAAAGTATGGAATGCAACTTTTAGACGATGCGATTATGGATCTTTTAAGCCGCGGTTGGATCAGTGCTGATGAGGCTTACATCAAAGCAAACGATAAAGCCCGATTCCGTCCGCTTTTGAAATATCCACCAACAGATTTTACTGAAGCATAAATCATTGTGAGGATAGTTTATGAGAAAACCGGAGATAGACCATATACTGACAAAAATGCTGGAATCCAATGTGGATGTTTCCGATATCAATCTAACCGTGGGTAAACCTTTTCAAGTAGAGGTATCCGGCCAATTAGCCCCTGTTGATTTAAGACCGCATTTCGAAAAACTTACACCGTTTCAAACAGAAATTTTTGCTTTAAACCTGATTAACCAGGACCATCGGCTGATGGAAGCACTAATTAAAGAAGGCTCCTGCGATCTGTCTTATGAGTTGCCCGGAGTTGCCCGTTTTCGTGTAAATATATTTTCACAACTTGGTCAATATTCCATAGTTTTGAGAAAACTGGAATCACAAATTCCTTCATGCGCCGAACTGGAATTACCCGAAGCTTATTACAAAATTGCCAACGAAAGAAACGGTATTGTTTTGGTAACAGGCGCAACGGGTACCGGTAAAACTACATCTCTTGCCGCCGTCATTAATGAAATCAACGAAAATAGAGCCGTTCATATCATCACGCTGGAAGATCCGGTGGAATACACACACTCTCAAAAGAAAGCAACCATTAACCAGCGCGAATTAGGTAAGGATTTTGATTCTTTCGCTAACGGCTTGCGCGCAGCTCTGCGTCAGGCACCCAAAGTAATCCTCGTCGGTGAAATGCGCGATCGCGAATCAGTGGAAATAGCCTTGAATGCTGCAGAAACAGGCCATCTTGTTCTGAGCACTTTACACACCGTTGATGCCGGTCAAACAATCAATCGTATCCTGGGAATGTTTACGACAGACGAAGAGAACCAGGTACGTGTACGTCTGGCAGATTCTATCCGCTGGATCGTTTGCCAGCGTTTGTTACCCAAAGTCGGAGGCGGCCGTATTGCCATCTTTGAAGCAATGAGTACCAGTCTGCGAGTAAAAGACATTATCCTGCATGGCGAATCGGATGGGAAAACGTATATAGATATTATTGAACAAGGTAGACCTTTCGGCATGATCTCTTTTGAAAATTGTCTTGTAGATCTTTTTGAAAAAGGCTTGATTACTGAAAGTACGGCTATCTCATATGCCACAAACAGGGCTAATGTACATCGTGGAATAGACGCGATAAAAAATGCCCGCGGTGAAAAAACAACCAGTAT
It encodes the following:
- a CDS encoding deoxyhypusine synthase (transforms a conserved lysine residue of initiation factor 5A into deoxyhypusine) — encoded protein: MKKKDLLSKKVEHIDIKKINAVDIINAMKKMSFSARDLANAADIYDRMLREKNCAVILTLAGSTSAAGCMQVYVDLVKNNMIDAIVATGASIVDMDFFEALGFKHYQGTPFIDDKLLRKLYIDRIYDTFISENDLQACDRAIKKIADALDPRPYSSREFIAEMGRYLVKNAKKQNSLVQTAYENDVPIFCPAFSDSSAGFGLVLHQNDRPDNHISIDSVKDFRELTDIKIKAGTSGLLMIGGGVPKNFAQDTVVCAEILGHEVPMHKFAVQITVADVRDGACSSSTLKEANSWGKVDSSCEQMVYAEATTVLPLLASYAYHKGGWKKRKKWQLSKIFNAKK
- a CDS encoding type IV pili twitching motility protein PilT; amino-acid sequence: MAKIDAFFQLMHDQGASDLHLVSGQQPALRIRGDIERIKYDVLTNDMLRVLLYEITPEHKIKHFEETGDVDFAYEVPGLARYRVNYFRQKNGIGAVFREIPDKISTCTQLGLPEVISKLASLPRGLVLVTGPTGSGKSTTLAAIIDEANRLRKDHIITIEDPIEFVHKSQNCIVNQREVGLHTKSFTAALRGALREDPDIILVGEMRDLETISLAVEAASTGHLVFSTVHTTSAAKTVDRVIEVFPAAEQLQIRSTLADGLRAVVSQVLFKRADIKSRCVALEICIATPAVRNLIRESKTYQIPSMMQTGKKYGMQLLDDAIMDLLSRGWISADEAYIKANDKARFRPLLKYPPTDFTEA
- a CDS encoding twitching motility protein — encoded protein: MRKPEIDHILTKMLESNVDVSDINLTVGKPFQVEVSGQLAPVDLRPHFEKLTPFQTEIFALNLINQDHRLMEALIKEGSCDLSYELPGVARFRVNIFSQLGQYSIVLRKLESQIPSCAELELPEAYYKIANERNGIVLVTGATGTGKTTSLAAVINEINENRAVHIITLEDPVEYTHSQKKATINQRELGKDFDSFANGLRAALRQAPKVILVGEMRDRESVEIALNAAETGHLVLSTLHTVDAGQTINRILGMFTTDEENQVRVRLADSIRWIVCQRLLPKVGGGRIAIFEAMSTSLRVKDIILHGESDGKTYIDIIEQGRPFGMISFENCLVDLFEKGLITESTAISYATNRANVHRGIDAIKNARGEKTTSIGTLEVDNSYGKTKMDQWK